The window AAAAACCTTCTTCTGTTTTTTCAATTTTTTCTTCCTTTAAAAGTCTACCTATTGCTCTTTTAAAAGCTTTTTTACTTATTCCAAAATACTCTTTTATCGCCTCGGGAGAACTATCATCATTAAATCTGAAATGTGACTTTAATATCTTCATTTTACTTATAATAGCTTCAGCGTCTTTATCCATCTGTACAAATGCTAATTCTCTTAAAGCTAAATCTAATTTTCCATCTTCTCTTACTCTAATAATTCTAGCTTGAATCTCTTCTCCTACAGAAAACTTTCTAAAACATTCACTATTTGGTATCAATCCAAAATATCTATTATCTACTGCTACAAATACTCCAATTTCAGGATTTATTCTATACACAGTTCCTTCTACAAAATCATTTTTCTTATAGTCTTTATTAGGCATTAAAAAGCTATATATTTTCATTGTTGCAGATAATCTACCTTTACTATCTTCATATATTCCTACTAAAACCTCATCTCCTGCTTTTACATCTCCTACCATTTGTGCATGAGGTAATAATAACTCTTTTTTTAAACCCCAATCTAAAAATGCTCCTAATTTTTCATTTATATCTGTTACGTATAACTTCCCTATTGTTCCAACTGTTAGAGCAGTTTTTCTTAAAGTTGCAGTTAATCTATCTTCTGAATCTCTGTATATCATTACATCTAATTCATCTCCAATATCTAATACTTTTCCTTCTAATTCATTATTTGGCAAAAGAATATTATCTTTTGTATCTCCAGTTCCTGCATCTAAATGTGCACCTTTACTACTGAAATTGTTAATTTTCAATGTTTGTCTTTTTCCTACTTTTATCATTTTACCTTTCTCCTTACTATTTTACTCCAAATAGTTTCTAAATAAATTAAATTTTTGTCCATTTTATTACTAGTTTACACTTTTCATAATTTTTTAATATTTTATAATTAATATAAATATTATCTCACACTTTTCAGTTTTTTCACATAAATTTATATAATTTCAGTTTTTTCTTTATAATTTTTTTAATTTAAAATTATTAATCGGTTATATCTTTTTATTTTATTATAAAAATATTTTACTACTTCTAAAATAAAAAAACTGTTTATTATAGAGTATCAAATTTTACATATTTTTACAATAAAAAATACTTTTTATTAATTCTAAGATATTTCTTATTATAAAATATTATTTTTTATAATATTCATAAATTTATATATTGCTCCTTATCTTTTTTAGTTTGTTTTTTAAAAATTTGATTTTATCATATTAATTGTGGTAAACTCGATATTATATTAAATTAGGAGGGAAAAAATGTTCAGAATATTACTCTATATTTTCATAATTACCTTTGGATTCTTACTAAGTAAATATCATTTAATACCTTTAAGGTTAAAATTAAAAACTTCATTTTTACAAACTTTATCTCTTTTCTTTTTATTAGGAGTTATGGGTTACAAAATTGGAAGTGATGATAAAATTATAAAAGAATTTCCAAACTTAGGTTTTCAAGCCATTATTATCGCTTGTTTTTCTATTTTAGGTAGTATCCTCATAACTAAAATAATATTTAAAAAAAGAGGTGATAATTAATGATTGGAATATTTTTATCTATATGTATTGGAGTTGTTATAGGATTATTTTTTCAAACTCCAGCATTATCTACTTCATCTGATTCTTTAATTGATTTGGGATTATGTTTGCTTTTATTTTTTGTTGGAATTGATATTGGAGATAACTCTTCTGTTTTTATAAATTTAAAAACATATGGAAAAAAAATTTGGTTTCTTCCTTTTTCCACTATTATTGGTTCACTTTTAGGTGGTTTTTTAGGTTCCTTATTTCTTCCTATATCTGTAGGTGAAGGATTGGCTATATCTTCTGGATTAGGATGGTACTCTTTGTCAGCTATTGAATTGTCTAAAATTAGTGCTGAATTGGGAAGTGTAGCTTTTTTAAGTAATGTCTTTCGTGAAATTTTAGCTATTTTAACAATTCCCCTAATTGCTAAATCTATTGGAAGTTTTGAATCTATCTCTACTGCTGGAGCTACTGCAATGGATACTTTACTTCCTGTTATAAATAAAAGTAACAGTTCTGATATATCTGTTATTGCTTTTTTTTCTGGAGTAGTTTTAACTACCTCTGTTCCTATTTTAGTTCCATTAATTGTGAATATTTTTAACCTATAAAAAAAAGAGCATGTTTGAAAACATGCTCTTTTAAAATAATATTAAATCATATATATCCTGTATTCTATATGGACTCGGTAATTTTATTTTAAGATTTTCCCAAACCCTTGAAAATGTCTCTTGATCCATATCCTTTAATTGGTTATAAACTTGTGATTTATATAATATATCTTCTCCACATTTTTTTATAGAATTTAATATCTGAGATTTTATTTTCTTATAATTCAAATCATTAATTAAAACTAAACTATAATAATCTGCTAGCAG of the Cetobacterium sp. NK01 genome contains:
- a CDS encoding S1 RNA-binding domain-containing protein, whose protein sequence is MIKVGKRQTLKINNFSSKGAHLDAGTGDTKDNILLPNNELEGKVLDIGDELDVMIYRDSEDRLTATLRKTALTVGTIGKLYVTDINEKLGAFLDWGLKKELLLPHAQMVGDVKAGDEVLVGIYEDSKGRLSATMKIYSFLMPNKDYKKNDFVEGTVYRINPEIGVFVAVDNRYFGLIPNSECFRKFSVGEEIQARIIRVREDGKLDLALRELAFVQMDKDAEAIISKMKILKSHFRFNDDSSPEAIKEYFGISKKAFKRAIGRLLKEEKIEKTEEGFFKLK
- a CDS encoding LysO family transporter encodes the protein MFRILLYIFIITFGFLLSKYHLIPLRLKLKTSFLQTLSLFFLLGVMGYKIGSDDKIIKEFPNLGFQAIIIACFSILGSILITKIIFKKRGDN
- a CDS encoding lysine exporter LysO family protein; its protein translation is MIGIFLSICIGVVIGLFFQTPALSTSSDSLIDLGLCLLLFFVGIDIGDNSSVFINLKTYGKKIWFLPFSTIIGSLLGGFLGSLFLPISVGEGLAISSGLGWYSLSAIELSKISAELGSVAFLSNVFREILAILTIPLIAKSIGSFESISTAGATAMDTLLPVINKSNSSDISVIAFFSGVVLTTSVPILVPLIVNIFNL